In Torulaspora globosa chromosome 1, complete sequence, a genomic segment contains:
- the KAP120 gene encoding karyopherin KAP120 (ancestral locus Anc_8.624), with the protein MSSDSSLNEFNLLETLQQVSDPQHIGSNVQKAAEQQLKEWQSQPGLHFLLQSIYLDLSKSLQIRWLSVIQFKNGIERFWRSTRVNAISKDEKRSIRGRLFDLIEEQNNQLCIQNAQAAAKIARLDFPVDWPTLFEELERLLSNEHIIRDTVRVYNILMHVNQIIKTLGSARIGRCRPAMQSKVPLIFPLVVRIYLDSFENWSTSSALTEDKLTRLQISYLALKVLRRIITDGYERPHKDESVCEFMKVTVSHFDLLLAHQQHFSKFDIYEKFIKCYGKLHYTLITNSPASFILLPCSTQILVSYTRLLFEQASTVYNEKSDENGDFWEQTAIRSLLILKRVFNFINKKGAVILKARSDKISIDESIKRISAEFLNEQLVTNLVDTLMRWYLKLRPCDLETWFLDPEEWINEQITTSYEYQIRPCAENFFQDLINTFPELLVPYLLNKIENEAVALSDSLEDLITKDAIYASFQLSAPAVSELVDFDRLLVQVFLPEATSMTASQDQLKIIKRRVCLIINEWCTIKCSEESKKLCYGFFSNLLMNENDKVVLLTCVKSLRTMIDDWNFNKDTFQPFLVDTVTILLRKLLPSMSLTETRLYILHTLSDIIIQTKPLLSNDLLIEILQMVPKLWEISTTNSSEAILSNALIRLLRHLVASLGPQSHLTWSIALPVVAESCKPSSEHYHLLNEDGYELWGALLQNFSNQDKKLDPEFYQLLPFLEYGVEAHTEILPTLLEIVKSYALLLSTEEFFSCPTFSQIFANVSTYLLKLRDDSFHLCLEIWEILVLADEADNEELLLNNFSSTNVMKSIFDSIFKENALSGYQRVQVIQIVARIAYVRPEALMSVLSSYHQALPTLKEVQEFPANDRLSIYREMSFEQTVSKLLSIWISDFKDLYDPKNKKVHILGISSLLRTGLISVLSDFQMIASIWVEMLEEINESSGGDCEKYHINDLVTPQSIDFHPLTAEQLRYHNLGKNNDPAHNISLKEFINRTLQFLKQNLGSQYEDLMSNVDPKLLENLGLFLTINSSGD; encoded by the coding sequence ATGTCGAGCGACAGTTCATTGAATGAGTTTAATCTTTTGGAGACCCTGCAACAGGTGAGCGATCCCCAGCACATTGGATCAAACGTTCAAAAAGCAGCggagcagcaattgaaggagTGGCAGTCACAGCCTGGACTTCACTTTCTGTTGCAATCGATATACTTAGATTTGTCGAAGTCTTTGCAAATCAGATGGCTCTCCGTTATTCAGTTCAAAAATGGAATTGAAAGGTTCTGGAGATCTACCAGAGTCAATGCGATCAGTAAGGATGAGAAGAGGTCGATCCGTGGTCGACTTTTTGATCTGATCGAGGAGCAAAACAACCAACTTTGCATTCAGAACGCTCAAGCGGCTGCTAAAATTGCACGTTTGGACTTCCCTGTCGATTGGCCTACTCTTTTCGAAGAACTAGAACGACTGCTGTCCAATGAACACATAATCCGTGATACCGTGAGAGTTTACAATATACTGATGCATGTGAACCAAATTATCAAGACTCTTGGCTCCGCTAGGATCGGAAGATGCAGACCAGCCATGCAAAGCAAGGTTCCGTTGATCTTTCCTCTGGTGGTTCGGATCTACTTGGACTCTTTCGAGAATTGGTCGACGTCGTCGGCTCTCACTGAAGATAAACTGACTAGGTTGCAGATTTCATACCTGGCACTTAAAGTACTGAGGCGAATAATCACAGATGGATATGAACGTCCACATAAAGATGAATCAGTCTGCGAATTCATGAAGGTAACCGTTTCACATTTTGATTTGCTCCTTGCACATCAACAGcacttttcaaagttcGATATATATGAGAAATTCATAAAGTGTTACGGGAAATTGCACTACACGTTAATTACCAACTCGCCGGCTAGTTTCATCCTATTACCGTGTTCCACGCAAATCTTAGTCTCATATACCCGTTTGCTATTCGAGCAGGCCTCAACTGTTTACAACGAGAAGTCCGACGAAAATGGTGATTTCTGGGAGCAGACTGCTATTAGAAGCCTATTGATTTTAAAGAGAGTCTTTAACTTCATAAACAAAAAAGGCGCTGTCATCTTAAAGGCTAGAAGCGATAAAATTAGCATTGATGAGTCCATCAAGAGGATTTCCGCTgaatttttgaatgaaCAACTTGTGACTAATCTTGTCGATACGTTGATGAGATGGTATTTGAAACTACGTCCATGCGACCTAGAGACGTGGTTTCTCGATCCTGAGGAATGGATTAACGAGCAGATTACGACAAGCTATGAATACCAGATCAGACCATGCGCGGAGAATttcttccaagatctcatcaacaCCTTCCCTGAGTTACTCGTGCCTTATCTTCTAAACAAAATTGAAAACGAGGCAGTAGCGCTATCcgattctcttgaagatctcatAACCAAGGATGCAATTTATGCCAGCTTCCAATTAAGCGCTCCTGCAGTCAGTGAACTAGTTGATTTTGATAGATTACTAGTCCAAGTGTTTTTGCCCGAGGCCACATCCATGACTGCTTCGCAGGATCAACTAAAGATCATTAAGAGACGTGTTTGCTTAATAATCAATGAGTGGTGCACCATAAAATGTTCAGAGGAAAGCAAAAAACTTTGCTATGGGTTTTTTTCCAACCTTTTGATGAACGAAAATGACAAGGTTGTCTTGTTGACTTGTGTGAAGTCCTTGAGGACTATGATTGATGACTGGAATTTTAACAAAGACACTTTCCAACCTTTTTTGGTCGACACAGTTACCATTTTGCTGCGAAAACTATTACCGTCTATGTCCCTCACTGAAACCCGACTTTACATTCTACATACATTAAGCGACATCATTATTCAAACCAAACCGTTGCTAAGCAATGATCTACTGATTGAAATTTTACAGATGGTTCCAAAATTATGGGAAATTTCAACGACGAACTCATCGGAGGCAATTTTATCGAATGCATTGATTAGATTGTTGAGACACCTTGTTGCATCTTTAGGCCCTCAATCTCATCTGACATGGTCTATCGCTTTACCGGTGGTAGCCGAATCTTGTAAGCCCTCTTCCGAACATTACCATTTATTGAACGAGGACGGTTACGAGCTTTGGGGTGCTCTGCTAcaaaatttttccaatCAAGACAAAAAGCTGGACCCAGAATTTTATCAACTGCTACCATTTCTGGAGTATGGAGTCGAAGCACATACAGAGATTTTGCCCACTTTACTTGAGATAGTCAAGAGCTATGCGCTGCTACTCAGCACCGAAGAGTTTTTTTCCTGTCCCACCTTTTCTCAGATTTTCGCCAATGTATCCACTTATCTCCTTAAATTGAGAGACGACTCGTTCCATTTATGTCTAGAAATTTGGGAGATCCTGGTACTTGCAGATGAAGCCGATAACGAAGAGTTACTTTTGAACAATTTTTCTTCTACCAACGTTATGAAGTCAATATTTGACAGcattttcaaggagaatgCCTTATCTGGGTATCAACGAGTTCAAGTGATTCAAATTGTTGCCAGAATTGCTTATGTCCGTCCGGAAGCTTTAATGAGTGTATTATCATCGTATCATCAAGCACTACCAACTCTAAAAGAAGTCCAAGAGTTCCCAGCTAATGATAGGCTTTCGATATATCGCGAAATGTCATTTGAGCAAACCGTGAGCAAATTGTTGTCAATCTGGATTTCTGACTTTAAGGATCTCTACGATCCCAAGAATAAGAAAGTGCATATTTTGGGAATATCCAGCCTATTAAGGACGGGTCTGATATCAGTTTTATCAGACTTTCAAATGATTGCTTCAATCTGGGTCGAAATGCTAGAAGAAATTAATGAATCTAGTGGCGGCGATTGTGAGAAATATCATATAAACGATCTAGTAACGCCACAATCTATTGACTTCCATCCTTTGACAGCAGAACAATTGAGATATCATAACCTCGGCAAGAATAATGACCCTGCTCATAATATTAGCTTAAAGGAGTTCATCAACCGCACTTTGCAATTCCTGAAGCAGAATCTTGGCTCTCAATATGAAGATCTTATGAGCAATGTGGATCCCAAGCTTCTCGAAAATCTAGGTCTATTCCTCACCATAAATTCAAGTGGTGATTGA
- the NPT1 gene encoding nicotinate phosphoribosyltransferase (ancestral locus Anc_8.625): MAERVINSLLDTDLYKLTMHAAVFQNFPDAEVVYKYTNRSSQLHFNSDAIAWLLDQIDLLGELRFSPEEIEYLGKEIEYFPRAYLDYLKDFKLDPKRQIEFATQAVEGTSDRFDLEILVKGKWMDTILYEIPVLSLVSEAYFKYVDTDWTYEGQVEQAKAKALKLFENQIKFSEFGTRRRRSLKAQDMVMEGIMSAVNEDAESYSQCFLGTSNVFFAKKFGVKPIGTVAHEWFMGIAAITNDYPNANKNAMDFWINTFGAEHAGLALTDTFGTDNFLVSFRRPYSDYYVGVRQDSGDPIEYTKKIANHYHNVLNLPLFSKVVCYSDSLDIEKAIKYAHVAQEHGLLATFGIGTNLTNDFRRRSDPSLKSEPLNIVIKLLEVNKRHAVKISDNLAKNMGDPKTVLRVKKELGYVERSWAGDTEAHRWV, translated from the coding sequence ATGGCGGAACGGGTTATAAATTCATTGCTGGATACAGATCTGTATAAGCTGACCATGCATGCTGCTGtcttccaaaattttcCAGATGCGGAAGTGGTTTACAAATATACGAATAGATCATCGCAATTGCATTTCAATTCTGATGCCATCGCCTGGCTACTTGACCAGATAGACCTTTTGGGAGAGCTCAGGTTCAGTCCCGAGGAGATCGAGTACTTAGGCAAAGAGATTGAATACTTTCCACGCGCGTACCTTGATTACCTTAAGGATTTTAAGCTAGATCCCAAGAGACAGATCGAGTTTGCAACACAAGCCGTCGAGGGTACTTCAGACAGATTTGACCTTGAGATCCTCGTGAAGGGTAAATGGATGGATACCATCCTGTATGAGATTCCAGTATTGTCGCTGGTTTCTGAGGCTTATTTCAAGTACGTTGACACAGACTGGACATATGAGGGTCAAGTGGAACAGGCCAAAGCCAAGGCTCtcaagctcttcgaaaaccAAATTAAATTCAGTGAGTTTGGCACAAGACGCCGCAGATCTCTGAAAGCGCAGGATATGGTTATGGAGGGTATAATGAGCGCCGTGAACGAGGACGCCGAGAGCTATAGCCAGTGCTTCCTTGGGACCTCGaacgtcttcttcgccaaGAAATTTGGTGTCAAGCCAATCGGAACCGTCGCTCATGAGTGGTTTATGGGCATTGCAGCCATCACAAACGACTACCCCAACGCCAACAAGAATGCTATGGACTTCTGGATCAACACTTTCGGAGCTGAACACGCCGGATTGGCTCTAACGGATACATTCGGCACGGATAACTTCCTGGTGTCCTTCAGACGCCCATACTCAGACTACTACGTAGGCGTGAGACAGGATTCCGGCGATCCCATCGAGTACACCAAGAAAATAGCGAACCACTACCACAACGTTTTGAATCTTCCGCTGTTCAGCAAAGTCGTCTGCTACTCTGATTCTCTGGACATCGAAAAAGCTATAAAGTATGCCCATGTAGCACAGGAACACGGTCTTCTAGCTACTTTCGGGATCGGCACAAACCTGACAAACGATTTCCGCAGACGATCCGATCCCTCTCTCAAGAGCGAGCCTTTAAACATTGTTATCAAGCTACTCGAAGTGAACAAGCGTCATGCCGTCAAGATCTCAGATAACTTGGCCAAGAATATGGGTGATCCCAAAACTGTCCTGAGggtcaagaaagagctgggATACGTTGAACGTAGCTGGGCTGGAGATACCGAGGCCCATAGATGGGTTTAA